One window of the Leptotrichia hongkongensis genome contains the following:
- the tig gene encoding trigger factor — translation MAVKKLNESTYEVSAVREGKELKHLKEHVLVHFKDAKVDGFRPGHVPAKVIEEKFKKEIEGEILNHIISDEYRKAVAENELKPIADIKLEKYELNDDKVEVVFTIPVLPAFELGQYKGVEVEKEKVEITDEKVNEEIERLRENAAKLKEVAENEEAKNDDVVNINFEGFIDGKAFDGGKAEGYDLTLGSHSFIDTFEDQIVGHKKGDEFNVNVTFPEEYHAESLKGKPALFKVKVNSIKRKEEAELNDDLAKELGFDSVEDMTAKTRENITKREEARAENEFKNKVIDAVVNGTEVEVPEALVQREIDYQINRFAQQLQMQGINLNQYFQMTGQTMEAMRESSKENAEKAVKTELVLAEIAKAEGIKATDEEVSKEIETLAAMYGLEKDALIADVRKNGNYERFIDETNYRLVNQKTIDLLVKEAKVK, via the coding sequence AGAGCATGTTTTGGTACATTTTAAAGATGCGAAAGTTGATGGATTCCGTCCAGGACACGTACCTGCAAAAGTAATTGAAGAAAAATTCAAGAAAGAAATTGAAGGAGAAATATTAAACCACATTATTTCTGATGAATACAGAAAAGCAGTTGCAGAAAATGAATTAAAACCAATTGCTGATATTAAACTTGAAAAATATGAGCTTAATGATGACAAAGTTGAAGTAGTATTTACAATACCTGTATTGCCTGCATTTGAATTGGGACAATATAAAGGTGTGGAAGTAGAAAAGGAAAAAGTAGAAATTACTGATGAAAAAGTAAACGAAGAAATTGAAAGATTAAGAGAAAATGCTGCAAAATTAAAAGAAGTTGCAGAAAATGAAGAAGCTAAAAATGATGATGTTGTAAATATTAACTTTGAAGGATTTATAGATGGTAAAGCATTTGATGGAGGAAAAGCTGAAGGATATGACTTGACATTAGGTTCTCACAGCTTTATTGACACTTTCGAAGATCAAATCGTAGGACATAAAAAAGGTGATGAATTTAACGTAAATGTTACATTCCCTGAAGAATATCACGCTGAAAGCCTAAAAGGAAAACCAGCTTTATTCAAAGTAAAAGTAAATTCAATCAAGAGAAAAGAAGAAGCTGAATTAAATGATGATTTAGCAAAAGAATTAGGATTTGATTCTGTTGAAGATATGACAGCTAAAACTAGAGAAAATATTACAAAAAGAGAAGAAGCAAGAGCAGAAAATGAATTTAAGAACAAAGTTATAGATGCTGTAGTAAACGGAACAGAAGTTGAAGTTCCAGAAGCATTAGTTCAAAGAGAAATTGACTACCAAATCAACAGATTTGCACAACAATTGCAAATGCAAGGAATTAATCTTAACCAATACTTCCAAATGACAGGGCAAACGATGGAAGCAATGAGAGAAAGCTCAAAAGAAAATGCTGAAAAAGCAGTAAAAACAGAATTAGTACTAGCTGAAATCGCAAAAGCTGAAGGAATTAAAGCAACTGATGAAGAAGTATCAAAAGAAATCGAAACATTAGCTGCAATGTATGGACTTGAAAAAGATGCATTAATAGCTGATGTAAGAAAAAATGGAAACTATGAAAGATTCATTGATGAAACAAACTATAGATTAGTAAATCAAAAAACAATTGATTTATTAGTAAAAGAAGCAAAAGTTAAATAG
- the clpP gene encoding ATP-dependent Clp endopeptidase proteolytic subunit ClpP translates to MSAYSPVVIENDGRGERSYDIYSRLLKDRIIFVSGEVEDGMANAIVAQLLFLDAQDNEKDIVMYINSPGGVITAGLAIYDTMRHIKSDVSTVCVGQAASMGAVLLAAGAKGKRYSLPNSRIMIHQPLGGARGQATDIQIQAKEIERMKEITSKILSEATGKSVEEIYADTERDNFMSPEEAVNYGLIDKIL, encoded by the coding sequence ATGTCAGCATATAGTCCAGTAGTTATTGAAAATGATGGGCGTGGGGAAAGAAGTTATGATATTTATTCAAGACTTTTAAAGGATAGAATAATTTTTGTAAGTGGAGAAGTTGAAGATGGAATGGCAAATGCGATTGTCGCTCAATTATTATTTTTAGATGCACAGGATAATGAAAAAGATATAGTTATGTATATAAACAGTCCAGGAGGAGTAATTACCGCTGGGCTTGCGATTTACGACACAATGCGTCACATAAAAAGCGATGTTTCTACAGTATGTGTAGGACAGGCAGCAAGCATGGGAGCAGTGTTATTAGCGGCTGGAGCAAAAGGTAAAAGATACTCGTTGCCAAACTCAAGAATCATGATTCATCAGCCACTAGGTGGAGCAAGAGGTCAAGCAACAGACATTCAGATCCAGGCAAAAGAAATTGAAAGAATGAAGGAAATTACAAGCAAAATTTTATCAGAAGCAACTGGAAAATCAGTAGAAGAAATCTACGCAGATACTGAAAGAGACAACTTTATGTCACCAGAAGAAGCTGTAAATTATGGATTGATAGATAAAATTTTATAA
- the clpX gene encoding ATP-dependent Clp protease ATP-binding subunit ClpX, with amino-acid sequence MANKKKNYCSFCGREEHEVERLIQSPEEDDVFICNECIEDSAELLDSFREYDENEHNREITLLKPKEIKAKLDEYIIGQEQPKKVLSVAVYNHFKRIMHKQKNVDNDVELQKSNVLLVGPTGSGKTLLAQTLAKTLNVPLAIADATTLTEAGYVGDDVENVLLKLIKAADYDIEAAEHGIIYIDEIDKIARKSENMSITRDVSGEGVQQALLKIIEGTVASVPPQGGRKHPNQEMIEINTKDILFIVGGAFEGLEAKVKDRVNEKRVGFGLETKNTKLDDLTLFENVLPEDLIKFGLIPELIGRLPVITALHGLDEEAMIKILTEPKNSLVKQYKKYFEMENVDLEFDKDAIVEIAQLALKRKIGARGLRSIIESVMTDLMYEIPSKENVKKVIITKEAVTDKEKVVIE; translated from the coding sequence TTGGCAAATAAGAAAAAAAATTACTGTTCATTCTGTGGCAGGGAAGAGCATGAAGTGGAACGGTTAATACAGAGTCCTGAAGAGGATGATGTGTTTATTTGTAATGAATGTATAGAAGACAGTGCTGAATTACTGGACAGTTTTAGGGAATATGACGAAAATGAGCATAACAGGGAAATCACGCTGTTAAAGCCAAAAGAAATAAAGGCAAAACTTGATGAATATATTATCGGACAGGAACAGCCTAAAAAGGTGTTGTCTGTGGCGGTTTATAATCATTTTAAGAGAATAATGCACAAACAGAAAAATGTAGATAATGATGTGGAGCTTCAAAAATCAAATGTACTGCTAGTAGGACCTACTGGAAGCGGAAAAACCTTGCTTGCACAGACACTAGCGAAAACATTGAATGTGCCTTTGGCGATTGCAGATGCAACAACATTGACAGAAGCTGGATATGTTGGGGATGATGTTGAGAATGTACTTTTAAAACTGATAAAAGCGGCTGATTATGATATTGAAGCAGCAGAGCATGGAATAATTTATATTGATGAAATTGATAAAATCGCTAGAAAATCGGAAAATATGTCAATTACAAGGGATGTTTCTGGAGAAGGAGTACAGCAGGCGTTACTTAAGATTATTGAAGGAACTGTTGCAAGTGTGCCTCCACAAGGTGGAAGAAAGCATCCAAATCAGGAAATGATTGAAATTAACACAAAGGATATTTTATTTATCGTTGGTGGAGCATTTGAAGGACTGGAAGCGAAAGTTAAGGATAGAGTTAATGAAAAAAGAGTTGGATTTGGGCTTGAAACAAAAAATACAAAACTAGATGATTTGACTTTATTTGAAAATGTACTGCCTGAAGATTTAATAAAATTTGGACTGATTCCTGAATTAATTGGGCGGTTACCAGTAATCACGGCACTTCATGGACTTGATGAAGAGGCTATGATTAAGATACTGACAGAGCCTAAGAACTCGCTTGTTAAACAATATAAAAAATATTTCGAAATGGAAAATGTTGACTTGGAATTTGATAAGGATGCGATTGTTGAAATTGCACAGCTGGCACTTAAGCGAAAAATTGGAGCGAGGGGGCTTCGTTCAATTATTGAAAGTGTTATGACTGATTTAATGTATGAAATTCCATCGAAGGAAAATGTTAAGAAAGTGATAATTACAAAAGAAGCGGTTACAGATAAAGAAAAAGTGGTTATAGAGTAA
- the lon gene encoding endopeptidase La, translating into MQNKPFIATRELVVFPGVVTPIFIGRQSSLKSLEEAIARFDSKLILSAQKDANVEEPKFPEDIYETGVLVHVIQTVKMPNGNVKVLVEAKHRVLINQFPKDDNGVVYAEYEEIFSKPIEESKAEALKRRVIDEFSNYAQKTNKVLPDIIYNIKEISNIDKVFDLICTNLMVAVETKQELLEILDVEARAYKILSILEREIEIFMLEREIENRVKEQMAEVQKNYYLREKIKVMREEMGEGTDSDEELEELDQRVRDAKIPQELKDKLVKELSRMKKMPDFSAESSVIRTYLETVLELPWEVSTNDEIDIEKAEKILNEDHYGLEEVKERILEFLAIKKLNNTLKGSIICLVGPPGVGKTSLAHSVARSMNRKFTRISLGGVRDEAEIRGHRRTYVGAMPGRIINSLKQVGVNNPVMLFDEIDKMASDFRGDPASAMLEVLDPAQNNSFEDHYIDHTFDLSNVFFICTANDLGGIPGPLRDRMEIISIESYTEFEKLNIAKKYLIPQTQEENGLKDYKVSFSDKAIMKIINEYTREAGVRNLRREIGKLFRKIAKEILVSKSKSKKISVSETKIKKYLGNPKFRADKVKEKEGKIGVVNGLAWTAVGGTTLEVQAVKMEGKGVLQLTGKLGDVMQESARVAYSYVRHIKNELGIKEKFNETTDVHLHFPEGAVPKDGPSAGITITTAIISVLTDKEVRQDVAMTGEITITGEVLAVGGIKEKVIGAHRVGIRDVLLPYDNKVDTEELPKEIADQMKFYFAKTYDDVKKIVFVEKKEVKKAGKRNNK; encoded by the coding sequence ATGCAAAATAAACCATTTATAGCAACAAGAGAATTAGTTGTATTTCCAGGTGTTGTAACTCCGATTTTTATCGGTAGGCAGTCAAGCCTGAAAAGTCTTGAAGAAGCAATAGCAAGATTTGACAGCAAACTAATTCTTTCGGCACAAAAAGATGCAAATGTAGAAGAGCCCAAATTTCCAGAAGATATTTATGAAACGGGAGTTTTAGTTCACGTTATACAGACGGTAAAAATGCCAAATGGAAATGTTAAGGTACTAGTTGAAGCTAAGCATAGAGTTTTAATCAACCAATTTCCAAAAGATGATAATGGTGTTGTTTATGCTGAATATGAAGAAATTTTTTCAAAGCCTATCGAGGAGAGTAAAGCTGAAGCCTTGAAACGTAGAGTAATTGATGAATTTTCAAATTATGCACAGAAAACTAATAAAGTATTGCCTGACATTATTTATAATATAAAAGAGATTAGCAATATTGACAAGGTATTTGATTTGATTTGTACAAATCTGATGGTAGCAGTTGAAACAAAACAAGAATTATTGGAAATATTAGATGTGGAAGCAAGAGCATATAAAATTTTGAGTATTCTTGAAAGAGAAATTGAGATTTTTATGCTTGAACGTGAGATTGAAAATCGTGTAAAAGAACAAATGGCAGAAGTTCAGAAAAACTATTATTTACGTGAAAAAATTAAGGTAATGCGTGAAGAAATGGGAGAAGGAACTGATTCTGACGAAGAACTGGAGGAACTTGACCAAAGAGTTAGAGATGCAAAAATTCCTCAGGAGCTAAAAGATAAACTGGTAAAAGAGCTTTCAAGAATGAAGAAGATGCCAGACTTTTCTGCTGAATCTTCGGTAATCAGAACGTATCTTGAAACTGTACTTGAATTACCGTGGGAAGTTTCAACTAATGATGAAATTGATATTGAAAAAGCTGAAAAAATTCTAAATGAAGATCATTATGGATTGGAAGAAGTTAAGGAAAGAATATTAGAATTCTTGGCAATTAAAAAATTGAATAACACATTAAAAGGTTCGATTATCTGTCTTGTAGGACCTCCAGGTGTAGGGAAAACATCGCTTGCACATTCGGTGGCACGTTCAATGAACAGAAAATTCACAAGAATATCACTTGGTGGAGTAAGAGATGAAGCTGAAATTCGTGGACATAGAAGAACTTATGTGGGAGCAATGCCGGGAAGAATTATAAACTCATTGAAACAGGTTGGTGTAAATAATCCAGTAATGCTGTTTGATGAAATTGATAAAATGGCTTCTGACTTTAGAGGAGATCCCGCTTCAGCAATGCTGGAAGTTCTAGATCCTGCACAAAACAACTCGTTTGAAGATCACTATATCGATCATACTTTTGACTTGTCAAACGTATTTTTCATTTGTACAGCAAATGATTTGGGAGGAATTCCAGGACCACTTCGTGATAGAATGGAGATTATCTCAATCGAATCATACACAGAATTTGAAAAATTAAATATTGCAAAAAAATATTTAATACCTCAAACACAAGAAGAAAATGGATTAAAGGATTATAAAGTTTCATTTTCTGATAAAGCAATCATGAAGATTATAAATGAATACACAAGAGAAGCTGGAGTAAGAAATTTACGAAGAGAAATTGGTAAATTATTCAGAAAAATAGCAAAAGAAATACTTGTATCAAAATCTAAGAGTAAAAAAATCTCTGTTTCTGAAACAAAAATCAAGAAATATTTAGGAAATCCAAAATTCAGAGCAGATAAAGTCAAGGAAAAAGAAGGTAAAATTGGTGTTGTAAATGGACTTGCATGGACAGCAGTCGGAGGTACAACTTTAGAAGTGCAGGCAGTAAAAATGGAAGGAAAAGGTGTGCTGCAGCTTACAGGAAAACTAGGAGACGTAATGCAGGAATCAGCTAGAGTGGCTTATTCTTACGTAAGACATATAAAAAATGAACTTGGTATCAAGGAAAAATTTAACGAAACAACAGATGTTCATTTACACTTCCCAGAAGGAGCAGTGCCTAAAGACGGGCCATCAGCAGGTATTACAATTACAACAGCAATTATTTCAGTATTGACGGATAAGGAAGTTAGGCAAGATGTCGCAATGACAGGAGAGATTACGATTACTGGAGAGGTTCTGGCAGTTGGTGGAATCAAGGAGAAGGTAATTGGAGCTCATAGGGTTGGAATAAGAGATGTTCTACTTCCTTATGACAATAAAGTTGATACAGAGGAATTGCCAAAGGAAATTGCAGACCAGATGAAATTCTACTTTGCTAAAACTTACGATGATGTGAAAAAGATTGTTTTTGTAGAGAAGAAAGAAGTAAAAAAAGCAGGAAAAAGAAATAATAAGTAA
- a CDS encoding autotransporter-associated N-terminal domain-containing protein, with translation MTKSLLQVKKDLKAFAKRCKDFKYTDSALLIFLLCGMLLSVNLFSAPTADSSIKNQVHQINTSISQIRTDFKRAKAENRKLIKGTNLELIQLMEQGDHVVKSPWSSWQYGMNFFYNDWQGKYKGRGDKTENIKYKRDASSKFGTFDGGKYGTL, from the coding sequence ATGACAAAAAGTTTGTTACAAGTAAAAAAAGATTTAAAAGCCTTTGCCAAAAGATGTAAAGACTTTAAATACACTGATTCTGCATTGCTTATATTTTTATTATGCGGAATGTTATTGTCAGTTAATTTATTTTCAGCGCCTACAGCTGATTCGAGCATTAAAAACCAGGTTCATCAGATTAATACGTCAATAAGTCAGATACGAACAGATTTCAAGCGTGCAAAAGCTGAAAACAGAAAACTGATAAAAGGTACAAACCTTGAATTAATTCAGTTAATGGAACAAGGAGATCATGTAGTAAAATCGCCTTGGAGCAGTTGGCAATATGGAATGAATTTCTTCTACAATGACTGGCAAGGAAAATACAAAGGTCGTGGAGATAAAACAGAAAATATTAAATACAAAAGAGATGCCAGCAGTAAATTTGGAACATTCGATGGTGGGAAATATGGAACACTTTAA